Proteins from one Impatiens glandulifera chromosome 2, dImpGla2.1, whole genome shotgun sequence genomic window:
- the LOC124924366 gene encoding keratin, type I cytoskeletal 10-like translates to MYERFQRVERELEEEKKNKTSDESEKGEHEQSLQIHTEANPMQSMAAESQDDSSNEGSSADGTKLLKSMTSLLSSLQTNVMAMGSDVVNILKTQKEERKEVVECVNILKELDNTLKKNTYETHVANLNFSKFEKELFSRQSEMMSLERQINFDNHRSLRRTEGERLEYADSIARKFQEKENAKAAAEREQSRITQGEPSRRGDGVSTGTKYKCAPTNDENPRPTKRGGGRSGGDRRGRSNSGGRGGQSGNDRGGRSSGSDRGGRSSGSGRGGRALPPFQNLLTGEGISGGGFNYPIDPRVKREEQ, encoded by the exons ATGTATGAAAGATTTCAAAGAGTAGAAAGggagttggaagaagaaaagaagaataaaactAGTGATGAGTCTGAGAAAGGTGAACACGAGCAATCTTTGCAGATTCACACTGAAGCTAATCCCATGCAGAGCATGGCTGCAGAATCACAAGATGATTCATCCAATGAAGGATCCTCTGCTGATGGTACCAAGCTTCTGAAATCGATGACATCTCTGCTTTCCTCTCTTCAGACAAATGTGATGGCTATGGGATCAGATGTAGTAAATATTTTGAAGACTcagaaagaggaaagaaaagaagTTGTTGAGTGTGTCAATATCCTTAAAGAATTGGAtaatactctgaagaagaatacgtatgagactcatgttGCAAATCtaaatttctccaaatttgaaaaggagCTCTTCAGTCGGCAATCTGAAATGATGAGTCTTGAAAGACAAATCAATTTTGATAATCATC GAAGTTTGAGAAGAACAGAAGGTGAAAGGTTGGAGTatgctgactccattgcaagaaagtttcaagagaaagagaatgctAAAGCTGCTGCTGAAAGAGAACAGTCTCGTATCACCCAAGGTGAGCCTAGCAGAAGAGGTGACGGTGTATCAACCGGCACCAAATATAAGTGTGCGCCAACCAACGATGAAAATCCAAGGCCAACCAAAAGAGGCGGAGGtagaagcggtggtgatcgcaGAGGACGAAGCAATAGTGGTGGTCGTGGTGGGCAATCAGGTAATGATCGAGGAGGTCGTTCCAGTGGTAGTGATCGTGGTGGGAGATCAAGTGgtagcggtcgtggtggtcgtgCTCT